In a genomic window of Candidatus Zymogenus saltonus:
- a CDS encoding NADH-quinone oxidoreductase subunit C, giving the protein MKYEDILKKLKGKFVKEILGDSQFRGELTIKVDAAAVDEILKFMKDDKNLSFNFLSDVTAVDFVKDRGVFEVVYHLLSMKNNVRVRFKAEVPAENPELPTATSVFKGANWFERETYDMFGIKFTGHPDLRRIMNPDNFPGHPLRKDFDVAPKDDYCPVPVIKPDN; this is encoded by the coding sequence ATGAAATACGAAGACATACTAAAAAAGCTTAAAGGCAAATTCGTCAAGGAGATACTGGGAGACTCCCAGTTCAGGGGGGAGCTTACGATAAAGGTCGATGCCGCGGCAGTGGATGAAATCTTGAAGTTCATGAAGGACGACAAAAATCTGTCCTTCAACTTCCTCTCCGACGTGACTGCGGTCGATTTCGTAAAGGACAGGGGCGTCTTCGAGGTTGTGTACCACCTCCTCTCGATGAAAAACAACGTTCGGGTGAGGTTTAAGGCCGAGGTCCCCGCCGAAAACCCAGAGCTCCCCACGGCGACGTCCGTGTTTAAGGGCGCCAACTGGTTCGAGCGGGAGACATACGATATGTTCGGGATCAAGTTTACCGGCCATCCCGATCTTCGCAGAATAATGAACCCGGATAATTTCCCCGGACATCCCCTTCGCAAGGACTTCGACGTGGCGCCAAAGGACGATTACTGCCCCGTCCCGGTGATAAAGCCGGATAATTGA
- the nuoB gene encoding NADH-quinone oxidoreductase subunit NuoB, with the protein MKSAKKKPPEMQVYLGPVDKVMRWAQKSALWPLPFGTACCAVEFMASVASHFDMSRFGAELVRFSPRQADMMIVAGTITNKQAAILRRIYEQMAKPNWVIAMGACTVSGGLFKSYSVLQGIDKIIPVDVYIPGCPPRPEALLYGFMKLQEKIEKGL; encoded by the coding sequence ATGAAGTCAGCAAAAAAGAAACCGCCCGAAATGCAGGTCTATCTCGGTCCCGTTGATAAAGTTATGCGATGGGCGCAAAAAAGCGCCCTCTGGCCGCTGCCTTTCGGGACTGCCTGCTGCGCCGTGGAGTTCATGGCCTCCGTTGCCTCCCACTTCGATATGTCGAGGTTCGGCGCTGAGCTCGTCAGGTTCTCGCCTCGCCAGGCGGATATGATGATAGTTGCAGGAACGATAACAAACAAGCAGGCCGCAATATTGAGGAGAATTTACGAGCAGATGGCCAAGCCTAACTGGGTGATAGCCATGGGAGCGTGCACCGTATCCGGCGGGCTTTTTAAAAGCTACAGCGTGCTCCAGGGAATAGACAAGATCATCCCCGTGGACGTCTATATACCGGGATGTCCGCCCAGGCCGGAGGCCCTTCTCTACGGCTTCATGAAGCTCCAGGAGAAGATCGAAAAAGGGCTGTAG
- the ndhC gene encoding NADH-quinone oxidoreductase subunit A, producing the protein MDDQIGYISILLFFFVLIFMGLVFLALSSFVGKKDRTGSKLDTYECGKDPVGPGWRRYNVMYFAVAIAFLLFDVEMIFLYPTAVIFRDIGLWGFIEMVVFVAILFAGFIYLIRQGLIDFARGIKKQK; encoded by the coding sequence ATGGATGATCAAATAGGCTATATATCAATCCTCCTCTTCTTTTTTGTCCTTATCTTTATGGGGCTCGTCTTTCTCGCCCTGTCGTCATTCGTAGGGAAAAAAGACCGCACCGGCAGCAAGCTCGATACCTACGAGTGCGGAAAGGATCCCGTAGGTCCGGGTTGGAGAAGGTACAACGTGATGTACTTCGCCGTTGCCATTGCGTTCTTGCTTTTCGATGTGGAAATGATCTTTCTCTATCCGACGGCCGTGATCTTCAGGGATATCGGTCTGTGGGGTTTCATAGAGATGGTCGTTTTTGTCGCAATACTTTTTGCGGGATTTATATATTTAATAAGGCAGGGTCTAATTGACTTCGCCAGGGGAATAAAAAAGCAGAAATGA
- a CDS encoding MFS transporter, translated as MKKKVEKFPLWGQLLYSSGYVGITIVDRIWVVFLIYFFLPPVESGMPLLLSDKTFLGIFTVLGLITIFGRIIDSIADPLVATWTDRSKSKLGRRRVFLLYGGLPLMACAVLLFFPPSNEPGIANTIYVAGMLGLLLFFFTFYVVPWLALIPELSHTDRERMNIVTMQAVFSLLGVVIVMIGGFMMWGAFESGGMDKATALRTTIIVLAVIGLISCYITIIPINEKRYCDSVPSEVGIIDSLKMTFKNTPFIPYLFGTICLWFAFNMVSSAATYYVTVLLQKGEEFGSVVFGAVFGVALVLFPIINFASRYIEKRVIMIFGLVVFAIASFLIYYLGTDVLPFSPIVQAFILFGLIGVPASALFVVPNAMISDLAEYDAIKTGTKREGMYFGAQGLVQKINLGISSAILVYLLSAYGKDIANPLGVKLSGPVAAAVCVIGIIMFAIYPEKKIFKLVEENRAKEK; from the coding sequence ATGAAAAAGAAAGTGGAAAAATTTCCTTTATGGGGCCAGCTTCTGTACTCAAGCGGCTATGTCGGAATCACTATCGTAGACAGGATCTGGGTGGTTTTTTTGATATATTTCTTTTTGCCCCCTGTAGAATCCGGGATGCCTTTACTTCTCAGTGATAAGACCTTTTTGGGCATATTCACCGTGCTGGGCTTAATTACTATCTTCGGGAGAATAATAGATTCTATCGCCGATCCGTTAGTCGCAACATGGACCGACAGGAGCAAATCGAAGCTCGGAAGGCGAAGGGTGTTTCTCCTCTACGGTGGGCTTCCGCTGATGGCTTGTGCCGTTTTGCTCTTCTTCCCGCCGTCAAACGAACCCGGAATCGCCAACACGATCTATGTGGCGGGGATGCTCGGTCTTCTGCTCTTCTTTTTCACCTTTTACGTTGTTCCGTGGCTCGCCCTCATCCCCGAGCTCTCCCACACCGACCGCGAGCGTATGAACATCGTTACGATGCAGGCTGTTTTCTCCCTATTGGGTGTCGTGATAGTCATGATCGGCGGATTTATGATGTGGGGTGCCTTTGAGAGCGGCGGCATGGACAAGGCCACGGCACTCAGGACTACGATAATAGTCCTCGCGGTCATAGGGCTGATATCATGCTACATAACGATAATACCTATAAACGAGAAGCGCTACTGTGACTCGGTCCCGTCGGAGGTGGGGATTATCGATTCATTGAAAATGACCTTTAAGAATACGCCCTTCATACCGTATCTTTTCGGGACTATCTGTCTGTGGTTTGCCTTCAATATGGTTTCCAGTGCCGCGACATATTACGTTACGGTGCTCCTACAAAAGGGTGAGGAGTTCGGGAGCGTGGTCTTCGGGGCGGTTTTCGGCGTTGCACTGGTGCTTTTCCCTATCATCAATTTCGCAAGCCGCTATATAGAAAAGAGGGTGATTATGATTTTCGGCCTTGTCGTATTTGCGATCGCCTCGTTTTTGATCTATTATCTCGGTACCGATGTCCTCCCGTTTTCGCCGATAGTTCAGGCATTTATACTCTTCGGGCTGATCGGTGTCCCGGCCTCCGCCCTTTTTGTAGTCCCCAACGCCATGATCTCCGACCTCGCCGAGTACGACGCCATCAAGACCGGCACCAAGAGGGAGGGGATGTACTTCGGCGCCCAGGGGCTCGTACAGAAGATCAACCTCGGTATATCGAGCGCAATTTTGGTGTATCTCCTTTCCGCCTATGGGAAGGATATTGCAAATCCCCTCGGTGTCAAGCTCTCCGGGCCGGTTGCCGCGGCGGTGTGCGTAATCGGCATAATCATGTTCGCAATCTACCCGGAAAAGAAAATATTCAAGCTTGTCGAAGAAAACAGAGCTAAAGAAAAATGA
- a CDS encoding cysteine--tRNA ligase yields MTIRVHNTLSGKKEEFTPLEGKKVRMYVCGITAYDLSHLGHARAAVVFDVIYRYFKTRGYEVTYVRNFTDIDDKIIKRANELGISTAELSEKYIDEYHDDMDALGLLRPDFEPKATENIDNMISMIEKLFENGYAYKAGDDVLYSVKKFNGYGKLSGKNIDDLRSGARVCVDEKKEDPLDFVLWKGKKPGEPFWRSPWGDGRPGWHIECSAMSGAILGETIDIHGGGRDLVFPHHENEIAQSEAANKKPFVNYWIHNGFVNIDQEKMSKSLGNFFTIRDIREKYHPEVVRLFLLTNHYRSPIDFTEKNLRDAEEAVRRLYDTLGRLIESAKGDGKADSDDGNRKELLNAAADFTAGFTEAMDDDFNTAMALGKLFDFVHAVNRFLDRPGDLSAEDIEALKEAQRRIEEATSVFGILQKDPNVYFEEIKSLKLSETEIDPLEIERLIAERTEARANKDFAAADRIRDDLAEMGVILEDSPSGTMWKLK; encoded by the coding sequence ATGACAATAAGAGTCCACAATACACTGTCGGGGAAAAAGGAGGAGTTCACCCCCCTCGAAGGGAAAAAGGTAAGGATGTACGTATGCGGCATCACCGCCTACGACCTGTCGCACCTGGGACACGCGCGGGCGGCCGTTGTCTTCGACGTCATATACCGCTACTTCAAGACCAGGGGATACGAGGTTACCTACGTAAGAAACTTCACCGACATCGACGACAAGATCATCAAAAGAGCAAACGAGCTTGGAATCTCCACGGCAGAGCTCTCCGAAAAATATATCGATGAGTACCACGACGATATGGACGCCCTGGGCCTCCTTCGGCCCGACTTCGAACCTAAGGCCACGGAAAATATCGACAACATGATCTCCATGATAGAAAAACTCTTCGAGAACGGATACGCCTACAAGGCAGGGGACGACGTCCTCTACTCCGTGAAAAAGTTTAACGGCTATGGCAAGCTCTCCGGCAAGAACATAGACGACCTCAGGTCCGGGGCGCGCGTCTGCGTGGATGAAAAGAAGGAAGACCCTCTCGACTTCGTCCTCTGGAAGGGGAAGAAACCGGGGGAGCCGTTCTGGAGGAGCCCCTGGGGGGACGGCAGACCCGGCTGGCACATAGAGTGCTCCGCCATGAGCGGCGCAATCCTCGGCGAGACGATCGACATCCACGGGGGGGGCAGGGACCTCGTCTTCCCCCACCACGAAAACGAGATCGCCCAGTCGGAAGCGGCAAACAAAAAGCCCTTCGTCAACTACTGGATCCACAACGGCTTCGTCAACATCGACCAGGAGAAGATGAGCAAATCCCTCGGGAACTTCTTCACGATCAGAGACATCAGGGAAAAATATCACCCGGAGGTCGTCCGCCTATTCCTCCTGACCAACCACTACAGAAGCCCCATCGACTTCACCGAGAAAAACCTGAGGGACGCCGAGGAGGCTGTAAGGCGCCTATACGACACGTTGGGGAGGCTGATTGAGTCGGCTAAGGGCGATGGAAAGGCGGATTCCGATGATGGCAACCGGAAGGAACTTCTCAATGCGGCCGCAGATTTCACCGCAGGCTTTACCGAGGCGATGGACGACGACTTCAACACTGCGATGGCCCTGGGGAAGCTCTTCGACTTCGTCCACGCCGTCAATAGGTTCCTCGACCGCCCTGGCGACCTCTCGGCGGAGGATATCGAGGCACTAAAAGAGGCTCAGAGAAGGATCGAGGAGGCCACATCAGTCTTCGGGATACTTCAGAAAGACCCAAATGTCTACTTTGAAGAGATCAAAAGTTTAAAGCTCTCGGAGACGGAGATTGATCCTTTGGAGATCGAGAGATTGATTGCGGAACGAACCGAAGCCCGGGCCAACAAGGATTTTGCTGCCGCCGACAGGATCAGGGACGACCTGGCCGAAATGGGCGTCATCCTCGAGGACTCCCCATCCGGCACCATGTGGAAGCTAAAGTAG
- a CDS encoding enoyl-CoA hydratase/isomerase family protein, protein MTETPIIREQKGPVSWLILNRPELYNALTTELGKEAQKLLDASLEDDDTRVIVITGKGKAFAAGADVTEIMGDSDPVKRIGIMATVAHKVIATVRQANKPIIAAINHQAAGYGMALALACDIRVATEKVRLRYAYSTIGLTGDGGVNWSLPKMIGISRALEVALLCEDLHAEELHRLGVINKFFPEETFIEETQALAERIAVMNPKVVAAIKRMMYASSGTDLLTHLETEHSYLTEAASRPEFMELVKAIIAGFEAKKKAKGK, encoded by the coding sequence ATGACCGAAACGCCAATCATTCGCGAGCAAAAGGGGCCGGTATCGTGGCTCATCCTCAACAGGCCCGAGCTTTATAACGCCCTGACGACCGAGCTGGGAAAAGAGGCCCAAAAACTCCTCGACGCGTCGCTTGAGGACGACGACACGAGGGTCATCGTGATTACGGGCAAGGGAAAGGCGTTCGCCGCCGGGGCCGACGTCACAGAGATCATGGGTGACAGTGACCCGGTCAAGAGGATAGGCATCATGGCGACGGTCGCCCACAAGGTGATCGCCACCGTAAGGCAGGCCAACAAGCCTATAATAGCCGCCATAAACCACCAGGCGGCCGGCTACGGGATGGCGCTGGCGCTGGCGTGCGACATCCGCGTCGCCACCGAAAAGGTGAGGCTCAGGTACGCCTACTCCACCATCGGCCTTACCGGCGACGGCGGTGTAAACTGGTCGCTGCCTAAGATGATCGGGATATCGCGGGCGCTGGAGGTGGCGCTCCTATGCGAAGACCTCCACGCCGAGGAGCTTCACCGGCTGGGCGTGATCAACAAGTTTTTCCCCGAGGAGACCTTCATCGAGGAGACCCAGGCCCTGGCGGAGAGGATTGCCGTGATGAACCCGAAGGTGGTCGCCGCCATAAAGCGGATGATGTACGCCTCCTCCGGCACAGACCTCCTGACCCACCTCGAGACGGAGCACTCCTACCTGACCGAGGCGGCCTCCCGCCCCGAGTTCATGGAGCTCGTGAAAGCGATAATCGCTGGGTTTGAGGCTAAGAAGAAGGCAAAGGGGAAGTAG
- the uvrB gene encoding excinuclease ABC subunit UvrB yields the protein MAKFDLITDFVPSGDQPETIAQLTEGLNRGDKHQVLLGVTGSGKTFTIANTIANVGRPSIVIAPNKTLGAQLYTEFKELFPENAVEYFVSYYDYYQPEAYLPRTDTYIEKDTSVNEEIDKMRHSATHSLLSRDDVIIVASVSCIYGLGSPDAYSGMIIEIKAGETFFRDDLLLRLVESQYERNDIDFSRGTFRVRGDTVEIFPTYEDAKAIRVEFWGDMVDKIKLIDPLRGTVISNEEGIVIYPGSHYVTPAERRLSAVESIEEELEERIGFFRENNKLIEAQRIEERTKFDLEMMREIGYCSGIENYSRHFTGRMPGEPPPTLLDYFPKEWLVVIDESHITVPQIGGMYNGDRSRKTNLVEYGFRLPSALDNRPLKFEEFEEKVHQTIYVSATPANYEIERSRGIVVEQIIRPTGLMEPVIEVKPATHQVDDLYDEIRAKIGAGDRVLVTTLTKRMAEDLTEYYTGLGIRARYLHSDVDTLERVEIIRDLRLGKFDVLVGINLLREGLDIPEVSMVAILDADKEGFLRSDKSLIQTSGRTARNINGKVVMYADSVTKSMERAIKETVRRREIQREYNIRNNITPESIKKGISDILSSVYEKDYYTIPASVAEEEAAFRSEAEVKRHIQKLKKQMRDAAKDLEFEKAAEIRDRILELEKKDLGI from the coding sequence ATGGCTAAGTTCGACCTGATCACAGACTTCGTCCCCAGCGGCGACCAGCCGGAGACCATCGCCCAGCTCACCGAGGGGCTGAACCGGGGCGACAAACACCAGGTACTCCTCGGCGTCACCGGCTCCGGCAAGACCTTCACCATCGCCAACACCATCGCCAACGTGGGTCGCCCCTCCATCGTCATCGCCCCCAACAAGACGCTCGGGGCCCAGCTCTACACCGAGTTCAAGGAGCTATTCCCTGAAAACGCCGTCGAGTACTTCGTCAGCTACTACGACTACTACCAGCCGGAGGCCTACCTCCCCCGGACCGACACCTACATCGAGAAGGACACCTCGGTCAACGAGGAGATCGACAAGATGAGGCACTCCGCCACCCACTCCCTCCTCTCCCGGGACGACGTGATCATCGTGGCCTCCGTCTCCTGCATCTACGGCCTCGGCTCGCCGGACGCCTACTCCGGGATGATCATCGAGATCAAGGCGGGCGAGACCTTCTTCCGGGACGACCTGCTACTTCGCCTCGTGGAGAGCCAGTACGAGAGGAACGACATCGATTTTTCGCGGGGGACGTTTCGCGTCCGGGGCGACACCGTGGAGATATTCCCCACCTACGAGGACGCAAAGGCGATCAGGGTGGAGTTCTGGGGCGACATGGTGGATAAGATCAAGCTCATAGATCCTTTGCGCGGCACCGTTATCTCTAACGAGGAGGGGATCGTCATCTACCCGGGGAGCCACTACGTGACTCCCGCCGAGAGGCGGCTTTCCGCCGTGGAGTCTATCGAGGAGGAGCTCGAGGAGCGGATCGGCTTCTTCAGGGAGAACAACAAGCTTATCGAGGCGCAGCGGATCGAGGAGCGCACGAAGTTCGACCTGGAGATGATGCGCGAGATCGGCTACTGCAGCGGGATAGAGAACTACTCGCGCCACTTCACCGGCAGGATGCCGGGCGAGCCGCCCCCTACCCTTCTCGACTATTTCCCTAAGGAGTGGCTGGTGGTCATCGACGAGAGCCACATCACCGTCCCCCAGATCGGCGGGATGTACAACGGCGACCGCTCCCGGAAGACCAACCTCGTGGAGTACGGCTTCAGGCTCCCCTCGGCCTTGGACAACAGGCCCCTCAAGTTCGAGGAGTTCGAGGAAAAGGTCCACCAGACGATCTACGTCTCCGCCACGCCGGCGAACTACGAGATCGAGAGGTCGCGGGGGATCGTGGTCGAGCAGATAATCAGGCCGACGGGGCTGATGGAGCCTGTAATCGAGGTCAAGCCCGCCACCCATCAGGTGGACGACCTCTACGACGAGATCAGGGCCAAGATCGGCGCCGGAGACAGGGTCCTCGTCACCACGCTGACCAAGAGAATGGCCGAAGACCTGACCGAGTACTACACCGGCCTGGGGATACGCGCCCGCTACCTCCACTCGGACGTTGATACGCTGGAACGTGTTGAAATAATTAGGGATTTGCGGCTCGGCAAATTCGACGTGCTGGTTGGGATAAATCTCCTCAGGGAGGGTCTTGACATCCCAGAGGTCTCGATGGTGGCTATCCTCGACGCGGACAAGGAGGGCTTCCTACGGTCGGATAAGTCCCTCATTCAGACGAGCGGCAGGACGGCGAGAAACATCAACGGGAAGGTTGTGATGTACGCCGACTCCGTCACAAAGTCGATGGAGAGGGCCATCAAGGAGACGGTTAGGAGGAGGGAGATCCAGAGAGAGTACAACATCAGGAACAACATCACGCCTGAGTCGATAAAGAAGGGGATCAGCGATATATTGTCCTCGGTTTATGAAAAGGACTATTATACCATTCCAGCCTCCGTTGCGGAGGAGGAGGCGGCCTTCAGGTCGGAGGCGGAGGTCAAACGCCACATCCAGAAGCTGAAGAAGCAGATGCGCGACGCCGCCAAGGACCTGGAGTTCGAGAAGGCGGCGGAGATCAGGGACAGGATATTGGAGCTTGAGAAGAAAGATTTGGGGATTTAG
- a CDS encoding FecR domain-containing protein, producing MAKKQKKKKSKIKVFFTRLFFLLIIAVAIAAGVFFLLVGGGDSADVVFSEGSVVIKTVGSDEWVPLSGDMTVKEGDEIMTERGATAELFLPDGSVLKVGSASHVIIRGMGTVEITRRTTNVFELAYGKVRAVVSPFVNKKSEFVIETENAAIGVRGTDFGVSYDEQKKKTELACLDGEVEVRSKEKKAAGLPPVLVKANEGLSFVVGTLPGQPVRWTEAQTRAFFTRMDFEGKKIKDHLMRGGRMLEKGGKEVKENVEEGVKEGTDKLKSGGEKAVDKIKKIF from the coding sequence ATGGCCAAAAAGCAAAAGAAGAAGAAGTCGAAAATTAAGGTGTTTTTTACCAGGTTGTTTTTCCTTTTGATCATAGCTGTTGCCATCGCTGCTGGTGTATTTTTCCTTCTTGTCGGCGGAGGTGATTCCGCAGATGTGGTCTTTTCCGAGGGGTCGGTGGTGATAAAGACGGTCGGGAGCGACGAGTGGGTCCCCCTCTCTGGGGATATGACCGTCAAGGAGGGGGACGAGATAATGACGGAGAGGGGGGCGACGGCGGAGCTTTTTCTCCCGGACGGGAGCGTCCTGAAGGTCGGCTCGGCGAGCCACGTCATAATCAGGGGAATGGGAACGGTCGAGATTACAAGGAGGACAACCAACGTCTTCGAGCTTGCCTACGGGAAGGTGAGGGCGGTGGTGTCTCCCTTTGTGAATAAAAAGTCGGAGTTTGTGATCGAGACGGAAAACGCCGCAATCGGCGTCAGGGGGACCGACTTCGGCGTTTCCTACGACGAGCAGAAGAAGAAGACGGAGCTTGCCTGCCTCGACGGCGAGGTGGAGGTGAGGTCAAAGGAGAAGAAGGCCGCGGGACTCCCCCCTGTCCTCGTCAAGGCGAACGAGGGACTTTCCTTCGTAGTTGGAACTCTCCCCGGCCAGCCTGTAAGATGGACGGAGGCGCAGACGAGGGCGTTCTTCACGAGGATGGACTTTGAGGGTAAAAAAATAAAGGATCATCTCATGAGGGGGGGGAGGATGCTGGAGAAGGGGGGTAAGGAGGTCAAGGAGAACGTCGAGGAGGGGGTAAAGGAGGGAACGGACAAGCTGAAATCAGGCGGTGAAAAAGCCGTGGATAAAATAAAGAAGATATTTTAA
- the uvrC gene encoding excinuclease ABC subunit UvrC — MESNNIETKTLETKTLETKTANLPNSPGVYLMKNSSGKVIYVGKARELKKRVSSYFRDVEKKDPKTRHLIKSISDFDFIVTDNEVEALLTEGTLIKEYRPRYNVDLKDDKNYLCLRIDLDEDFPRFTFVRNIKRDGARYFGPYTDAKAIRQSLKWLSATFLLRQCTDHKFNNRSRPCIYYEINQCSGPCLNLITKEEYYKGVDEVVMFLSGRGDDLIKRLTAEMELLAEEMKFEEAALYRDRIASIKRIMETQKVVTKDLVDRDVIGIHREGLSIGFSILLVRGGRLMGSWYRLFKNVLDEDPEAVQSFIEQYYSGERYVPDEILLPVEVFDKELLLKWLRGKSEVEILVPKRGRLRALVTMAQKNAESSFVEWKKSSESRIEALEALRERLGLPVFPRRMECFDISNVKGTLSVGSMAVFTDGEPDRSQYRHYKIKGVPAANDYAMIEEVLARRIKRLDDENRPDLILIDGGKGHLNIAAEVLRDLKASDIPLAAIAKGEKGGETVGKGKSDRVFLIGRKNPIVIKGSSLALFLLMQIRDEAHRFAIEYHRKLRKKKGVRSALDEIEGVGEKRKKALLKHFQRIGDIKLATVEELSAVNGVSPAVAQSIHAYFKDKQGNGED, encoded by the coding sequence ATGGAATCTAATAATATCGAAACAAAAACGCTCGAAACAAAGACGCTCGAAACAAAGACGGCGAACCTCCCCAACAGCCCCGGCGTCTATCTGATGAAAAACAGCTCCGGAAAGGTCATATACGTTGGGAAGGCGAGGGAGCTGAAAAAGCGGGTCTCCTCCTACTTCAGGGATGTGGAGAAGAAAGACCCCAAGACCAGGCATCTGATCAAGAGCATCTCCGACTTCGACTTCATCGTGACCGACAACGAGGTGGAGGCGTTACTCACCGAGGGAACGCTGATCAAAGAATACCGCCCCAGGTACAACGTAGACCTCAAGGACGACAAGAACTACCTCTGCCTCAGGATCGACCTCGATGAAGACTTCCCAAGGTTTACCTTCGTCAGGAACATCAAGCGGGACGGCGCCCGCTACTTCGGGCCTTATACGGACGCCAAGGCGATTCGCCAGAGCCTCAAGTGGCTGTCAGCGACCTTCCTCCTCAGGCAGTGCACCGACCACAAGTTCAACAACAGGTCACGTCCCTGCATCTACTACGAGATCAACCAGTGCAGCGGCCCCTGCCTTAACCTGATAACGAAAGAGGAGTACTATAAGGGGGTTGATGAGGTGGTGATGTTTCTGAGCGGGAGGGGAGACGACCTGATAAAGAGGCTGACAGCCGAGATGGAGCTTCTTGCAGAAGAGATGAAGTTCGAGGAGGCCGCCCTCTACCGCGACAGGATAGCGTCCATCAAAAGGATCATGGAGACCCAGAAGGTCGTCACCAAGGACCTTGTGGACAGGGACGTAATCGGCATCCACAGGGAGGGCCTTAGCATCGGCTTTTCGATTCTCCTGGTACGGGGCGGAAGACTGATGGGGAGCTGGTACCGCCTCTTTAAAAACGTCCTGGACGAAGACCCGGAGGCTGTCCAGAGCTTCATCGAGCAGTACTACAGCGGCGAGCGCTACGTGCCGGACGAGATTCTCCTTCCCGTCGAGGTTTTCGACAAAGAGCTTCTCCTAAAATGGCTAAGAGGGAAAAGTGAGGTCGAGATCCTCGTCCCGAAGAGAGGAAGGCTCCGGGCTCTCGTGACGATGGCCCAGAAAAACGCCGAGAGTTCGTTTGTGGAGTGGAAGAAGAGCAGCGAGAGCAGGATAGAGGCTCTTGAGGCCTTAAGGGAGCGCCTTGGCCTGCCCGTATTTCCAAGGAGGATGGAGTGCTTCGATATCTCCAACGTCAAGGGGACCCTCTCCGTGGGCTCCATGGCGGTCTTCACTGACGGTGAGCCGGACAGGAGCCAGTACCGCCACTACAAGATAAAGGGCGTCCCTGCGGCCAACGATTACGCCATGATAGAGGAAGTCCTTGCGAGAAGGATAAAGAGGCTTGACGACGAAAACCGCCCCGACCTTATCTTGATCGATGGTGGGAAGGGGCACCTGAACATCGCTGCAGAGGTACTGAGGGATCTTAAAGCATCCGACATCCCCCTCGCCGCAATCGCTAAGGGCGAAAAGGGGGGAGAGACCGTGGGGAAAGGGAAATCGGACAGGGTCTTTCTGATAGGGAGGAAAAATCCGATAGTCATAAAGGGAAGCTCGCTCGCCCTCTTTCTCCTCATGCAGATCAGGGACGAGGCGCACAGGTTCGCCATCGAGTATCACAGGAAGCTGAGGAAGAAGAAGGGCGTCAGGTCGGCCCTTGACGAGATCGAAGGGGTGGGAGAGAAGAGAAAGAAGGCCCTCTTGAAGCATTTTCAGAGGATCGGCGACATAAAGCTTGCCACGGTCGAGGAGCTCTCCGCCGTTAACGGGGTATCGCCGGCCGTTGCCCAATCGATACATGCATATTTCAAAGATAAACAGGGAAACGGGGAGGATTGA